From a single Lolium rigidum isolate FL_2022 chromosome 7, APGP_CSIRO_Lrig_0.1, whole genome shotgun sequence genomic region:
- the LOC124678964 gene encoding methylthioribose kinase 1 → MGTAAELEAQGFRPLDETSLVAYIRATPALAASLGGRVDALEVKEVGDGNLNFVYIVLSDAGSVVVKQALPYIRCVGDSWPMTRERAYFEASALQEHGRLCPDHVPEVYHFDRAMSLIGMRYIRPPHIILRKGLIAGVQYPLLAEHMAEYMARTLFFTSLLYNSTTDHKKRVAQYCGNVELCRLTEQVVFSDPYRVSKFNHWTSPFLDKDAEAVREDDGLKLEIAELKSIFIERAQALIHGDLHTGSIMVTTDSTQVIDPEFAFYGPMGYDIGAFLGNLILAYFAQDGQADQANDRKDYKEWILKTIEESWNLFQQKFLGLWNKHKDGNGEAFLPAIYNNPELLSVAQKKYMTSLFHDSLGFGSAKMIRRIVGIAHVEDFDSIEDASKRASCERRALDCAKAILKGRRQFESIEQVIAHIRSITHD, encoded by the exons ATGGGCACcgcggcggagctggaggcgcagggcTTCCGCCCGCTCGACGAGACCTCCCTCGTGGCCTACATCCGGGCCACGCCCGCGCTCGCCGCCAGCCTCGGCGGCCGCGTCGACGCCCTCGAGGTCAAGGAGGTCGGCGACGGCAACCTCAACTTCGTCTACATCGTCCTCTCCGACGCCGGCTCCGTCGTCGTCAAGCAG GCTCTGCCGTACATCCGCTGCGTGGGGGACTCATGGCCGATGACGCGGGAGCGGGCCTACTTCGAGGCCTCCGCGCTGCAGGAGCACGGCCGCCTCTGCCCGGACCACGTGCCGGAGGTCTACCACTTCGACCGCGCCATGTCCCTCATCGGGATGCGCTACATCAGGCCGCCGCACATCATCCTCCGCAAGGGCCTCATCGCCGGCGTCCAGTACCCGCTGCTCGCCGAGCACATGGCCGAGTACATGGCCAGGACCCTCTTCTTCACCTCCCTCCTCTACAACTCCACCACGGATCACAAGAAACGGG TTGCGCAGTACTGTGGGAACGTGGAGCTGTGCAGGCTCACAGAGCAGGTTGTGTTCTCGGACCCGTATAGGGTCTCCAAATTCAACCACTGGACCTCGCCGTTCCTCGACAAGGATGCCGAAGCGGTTCGAGAGGATGATGGGCTGAAGTTGGAAATTGCCGAACTAAAGTCAAT ATTTATCGAGAGAGCACAGGCTCTGATTCATGGAGATCTCCATACTGGTTCCATCATGGTGACCACAGATTCCACTCAAGTGATTGATCCGGAGTTTGCCTTCTACGGCCCGATGGGTTACGACATTGGCGCTTTCTTGGGGAACCTGATTCTGGCATACTTTGCGCAGGATGGCCAGGCTGACCAAGCAAATGACCGTAAA GATTACAAGGAGTGGATATTGAAAACCATCGAGGAGTCATGGAATTTGTTCCAACAGAAATTTTTGGGACTGTGGAATAAACACAAAGATGGGAATGGGGAGGCATTCCTGCCCGCCATATACAACAACCCGGAGCTTTTGAGCGTTGCACAGAAGAAGTACATGACCAGTCTGTTTCATGATAGTCTTGGATTTGGTTCGGCCAAAATGATCAG GAGAATAGTTGGAATTGCTCATGTCGAGGATTTCGACTCGATTGAGGATGCCAGCAAGAGAGCATCCTGCGAGCGCCGTGCGCTTGATTGTGCTAAGGCGATCCTGAAGGGACGACGCCAGTTTGAGAGCATCGAGCAAGTAATTGCGCACATCCGATCAATAACTCACGACTAA